CCAATGGCCGGATGGATCAGTACCTTTTCCCTTACTATCAGCGGGATATCGAGCGGGGAGTCCTGGACGATGAGCAGGCGCTGGAATGGCTGTCCTGCATGTGGGTGTCGATGGCGCAGTTTGTCGATCTGTATATCTCGCCGACCGGGGGCGCGTTTAATGAAGGCTATGCGCACTGGGAGGCGGTGACCATCGGCGGGCAGACGCCGGAAGGTATGGATGCCACCAACGTGTTGTCGCACCTGTTTTTACGTTCTAAACGCGAGTTTCCCCTGCATTATCCCGATCTGGCCGCCCGGATTCACAACCGCACCCCCGCGGGTTTTCTTTACGCTATCGCGGAGACGATCAAGGAAGGCACCGGCTTTCCCAAATTGATTAATGATGAGGAAGTCGTTCCTTTGCTGCTATCCAAAGGGGCCGAGTTTTCTCAGGCTTATGACTATGCGGTTTCCGGCTGCGCCGAATGCCGGATGCCGAACCGCGATACTTATACCAGCCCCTGCGCCTATATCAATTTTCCGGCGGCGCTGGAAATGACGCTCTATAACGGACGGATGAAACGCTATGGCGCGGAGCTGCTGGGGCTGGAAACCGGCGATCCGCTGAATTTCGCCTCATGGGACGATTTTTGGCAGGCTTACCTCCGGCAGCATATCAATTTTCTGCGTCACGCCTTTATCCAGCAGAAGATCATCATTGATTTGCGGGCGCGGCATTTCGCCTGGCCGCTGGGTTCGGCGCTGCATGATTTAGCCATGGCGGCCTGCAAGGATATCCATCAGCCGGTGATTGAAGGCGGGATTGATTTAGGCTACTTCGAATTTATGGGCTACGGCACGGTGATTGATTCGCTGGCGGCGATTAAAAAGCTGGTTTACGAAGAGCGGCGCATCTCCATATCGCAACTGCTGGAGGCGCTGGAAAACAATTTTGAACATCATCAGGTGCTGCGCGCGCTGCTGATGAACGCGCCCAAATACGGCAACAACGATCCTTATGCCGATAATATCGGCAAAGCGCTGGATAAAGCGTGCCTGGAATTTACCCGTAAATATTCACAAACGCTTGGCGTGCATCTGGATCTTCGGCTGGTGCCTTTCACCTCCCATGTGCCGTTCGGCAAGGTGGTGCATGCCACGCCAAACGGCCGTAAAGCCTGGATGCCGCTGTCGGATGGCTCATCGGCCTCTCAGGGATGTGATAGCAAAGGACCGACGGCGGTGCTGCTGTCGAATTATCAGACCAAGAACTATCAATTCCGTGAGCGGGCGGCGCGATTGCTGAATATTAAATTCACGCCGTCCATCGTGGCGGGTGAGACGGGAACCCGCAAATTGTGCGATTTGATCAGAGCCTGGTGCGATCTGAAATTGTGGCATGTGCAGTTTAACGTCATTAACCGGGAAACGTTGCTGGCGGCCAAGGCCGATCCTGAACGTTACCGGGGGCTGATTGTGCGCATCGCCGGCTACAGCGCCTATTTCACCGATTTGTCGCCGGATTTACAGGACGATCTGATTGCCCGTACCGGGCATGAAATGTTCTAGACGGTGCCGCCATTGACAGAGACTCCGCCGCTTGACCGCCGTTTTCCGCGTTCGATTACGGTAAACAACGCCATGCCGCCGCTTACGGGCTGGGTGTTTAATACCCAGCGTTACTCTCTGCATGATGGCGCGGGGATCCGTACGGTGGTGTTCTTGAAAGGCTGCCCGCTGCGCTGCGCGTGGTGCAGTAATCCCGAGTCTCAGCATGGCAAGCCGGAAATCGCCGTTGATGCCGGCAAATGCCTGGGAAACACGGCCTGCGGGTTGTGCCAACCGCAATGTCCGGCGGCGGCGCTTGGCTATGCGCCGTCGGGAGCGATCCATATTGACCGCGGCCGCTGCCGCCACTGCCTGCAATGCGTTACCCATTGCCCGACGCGGGCTTTGCACCATTTCGGCGAGCGGATGACGGTGCGTCAGGTACTGGATATTGTGGAATCCGATGCGATTTTTTATCGGCGCTCCGGCGGCGGATTAACGCTGAGCGGCGGCGAACCCCTGATGCAGGGGACGTTTGCGCTGGCGTTGCTGCAGGAAGCTAAGAAAAGAAATATCGGTACGCTGCTGGAAACCTGCGGCGACGGCAACTGGCCGGTCCTGCGCGAGATCGCCGGTTACAGCGATGCCATTTACTTTGATGTTAAAAGCCTTGACGATGAATTGCACCGCCACTTTACCCTGCGCGGCAATCGCCGCATCCTGAATAACTTATTGCGTTTGCGCCGCACGTTTCCC
This window of the Brenneria goodwinii genome carries:
- the hpsG gene encoding (2S)-3-sulfopropanediol dehydratase, which translates into the protein MSQETPVLSPQESRLLQSSAERQVRQSRTDKILAEIQQGKPVIDVERARYFTESMRVTEGQLPILRWSKAMYHIAQNITVYIDDEQLIVGRAGKPGRYGILYPELDGDFLDAAISQLPSRLESPFTIDEQDSAIIREEISPYWQGKTYHEHLSQALPEETLRLTYDPKDRQTSRFIVNETSSFRSSIQWVHDYEKVLQRGFKGIRQDAEQRLAQLDPFNPLDSVEKAPFLQAIIIAADAIVLWAQRHARLAGELAAKESNPRRRQELLDIADRCERVPEHPARDFRDALQSQWFTQLFSRLEQKTGTIISNGRMDQYLFPYYQRDIERGVLDDEQALEWLSCMWVSMAQFVDLYISPTGGAFNEGYAHWEAVTIGGQTPEGMDATNVLSHLFLRSKREFPLHYPDLAARIHNRTPAGFLYAIAETIKEGTGFPKLINDEEVVPLLLSKGAEFSQAYDYAVSGCAECRMPNRDTYTSPCAYINFPAALEMTLYNGRMKRYGAELLGLETGDPLNFASWDDFWQAYLRQHINFLRHAFIQQKIIIDLRARHFAWPLGSALHDLAMAACKDIHQPVIEGGIDLGYFEFMGYGTVIDSLAAIKKLVYEERRISISQLLEALENNFEHHQVLRALLMNAPKYGNNDPYADNIGKALDKACLEFTRKYSQTLGVHLDLRLVPFTSHVPFGKVVHATPNGRKAWMPLSDGSSASQGCDSKGPTAVLLSNYQTKNYQFRERAARLLNIKFTPSIVAGETGTRKLCDLIRAWCDLKLWHVQFNVINRETLLAAKADPERYRGLIVRIAGYSAYFTDLSPDLQDDLIARTGHEMF
- a CDS encoding glycyl-radical enzyme activating protein, yielding MTETPPLDRRFPRSITVNNAMPPLTGWVFNTQRYSLHDGAGIRTVVFLKGCPLRCAWCSNPESQHGKPEIAVDAGKCLGNTACGLCQPQCPAAALGYAPSGAIHIDRGRCRHCLQCVTHCPTRALHHFGERMTVRQVLDIVESDAIFYRRSGGGLTLSGGEPLMQGTFALALLQEAKKRNIGTLLETCGDGNWPVLREIAGYSDAIYFDVKSLDDELHRHFTLRGNRRILNNLLRLRRTFPNLPIHVRTPLIPGFNATKNAINSIVDFVLALPRVSYEILPYHRLGSDKYRLLGREYFPDEQQLQNDAAAGIIQQAKVRCGKRYGAPVNNELSV